The region GCCGGATCGATGGGCTTCCCGTCGAAGGTCAGACCGACGATCCGGTTCGCCCCATCATCCACCAGCACCCCCTCGCTGTCGAATTTAGACGGCTGCGACAGGTCGATCTGATAGCTGACCCCGTCGATCACGTCGAAATTGTAGCTGGGGAAATCCGGGTTCAGCAGGATCTGGTCGGCCTCGCCCGGGGTGATCTGGTTGAACATGCCGGCGCTGCGTTCCAGCCAGTCCTTGACCTCTGCGCCGGTGATCTTCACCGCGCGGATGGTGTTCGGATAGAGATAGAGATCGGCGACATTCTTGATGGCGATGTCACCCGTCGGCACATCAGTATAATACTCGGGACCACCTCGCCCGCCGGCCTTGAAGGGCGCCCCAGCCGAAAGGATCGGCAGGCCGGCATTCGGCGTGCCCTCCATCATCTGGGCGATATACCAGGTCTGGGCATTGGTGACGATCTGGACGCTCGGATCATCGGCCACCAGCGCGAAATAGCTGTAAAGCGGCGCCGTGGTCTTGCCGACCGCGCGGCGGATGTAATCCAGCGTCGCCTCGTGCTCGGCTTTCACGCTGTCCTCGACCGCGACGACACTTTCGACCAGCGGCACGATGCTGCGATCCTCCTTGCGTTCGAAGATCGGCCGCGCCTCGACCGTGTGACCGGCGATTTTCCAGGCATCGCCCTCGCGCTCCAGCATGAGGTCGATCAGCCCCATATGGCTGCCCCAGAAGCCTGCCATCACCGCCGGCTTGCCGGCCAGCGTGCCGGCCTGAATATCGGCGCCCTCGATGCCCTCGTAATCCGGGCCGGGGAAGACCAGATGCTGATGCCCGGTCAGCACCACGTCGATGCCCTCGACCCCGGCCAGCGCCAGCGCCGCATTCTCGGCATCAGGCTCAAGCGGCAGCGGGTCGATGCCGGTATGGGCCAGCGCGATGACCAGATCCACGCCCTCGGCCTTGAGCTTCGGCACCCAAGCCTCGGCCGCCTCGACCATGCCGCGCGCGGTGACGTTGCCCTCCAGATGCTTGCGGTCCCATTGCATGATCTGCGGCGGCACGAAGCCGATCAGACCGATGCGGATCGGATGGGTCGCGCCCGCGCCATCGGTCAACTCGCGCTCCAGCACCGCATAGGGCGGGACCAGCGTGGCATCCTGATCGGCGGTCTCGCCCGCGACCGTCGCCACATTGCAGCAGATGATCGGGAAATTGGCGCCCGACAGGGTGTTCTTGAGGAAAGTCAGGCCATAGTTGAACTCGTGGTTCCCCAGCGTGCCGCC is a window of Paracoccus zhejiangensis DNA encoding:
- a CDS encoding bifunctional 2',3'-cyclic-nucleotide 2'-phosphodiesterase/3'-nucleotidase, which translates into the protein MTPTITRRGFLSTSVAAAGLVVLHPFSVRAQAGQAHLRIMETTDLHVHVWPYDYYADKPVDTVGLARTAALVGAVRAEATNSILLDNGDFLQGNPLGDYIAYERGMAQGEMHPIVTAMNTVGVEGGTLGNHEFNYGLTFLKNTLSGANFPIICCNVATVAGETADQDATLVPPYAVLERELTDGAGATHPIRIGLIGFVPPQIMQWDRKHLEGNVTARGMVEAAEAWVPKLKAEGVDLVIALAHTGIDPLPLEPDAENAALALAGVEGIDVVLTGHQHLVFPGPDYEGIEGADIQAGTLAGKPAVMAGFWGSHMGLIDLMLEREGDAWKIAGHTVEARPIFERKEDRSIVPLVESVVAVEDSVKAEHEATLDYIRRAVGKTTAPLYSYFALVADDPSVQIVTNAQTWYIAQMMEGTPNAGLPILSAGAPFKAGGRGGPEYYTDVPTGDIAIKNVADLYLYPNTIRAVKITGAEVKDWLERSAGMFNQITPGEADQILLNPDFPSYNFDVIDGVSYQIDLSQPSKFDSEGVLVDDGANRIVGLTFDGKPIDPAAEFIVATNNYRAGGGGTFPGNDGSTIVFEGPDTNRDIIVRYIVDQGTIDPAADGNWSFAPLNGATVLFDTGPKAADYLDQVKGLTIKAAGDGADGFARYRITL